A window of Desulfovibrio legallii contains these coding sequences:
- a CDS encoding cupin domain-containing protein: MQRLFKNLEYAAPLPLAAQVECRPGQIASKTLVQNPAVGLTLFAFDAGEEISSHTSTGDALVQVLEGALEVTIAGTTQPVRAGEVIVMPAGQPHAVRALERSAMLLTVIFAPEAGK; this comes from the coding sequence ATGCAACGCCTCTTCAAGAATCTGGAATACGCCGCCCCGCTGCCCCTGGCGGCGCAGGTGGAGTGCCGCCCCGGTCAGATCGCCAGCAAGACACTGGTGCAGAATCCGGCCGTGGGCCTGACCCTGTTCGCCTTTGACGCGGGCGAGGAAATCAGCAGCCACACCTCCACAGGCGACGCCCTGGTGCAGGTGCTGGAAGGCGCGCTGGAGGTGACCATAGCCGGGACAACGCAGCCCGTGCGCGCAGGCGAGGTTATCGTCATGCCCGCGGGCCAGCCCCATGCCGTGCGCGCCCTGGAGCGCAGCGCCATGCTGCTGACCGTCATTTTTGCCCCCGAAGCCGGGAAGTAG